The genomic stretch TCTCTCTTGCTGCAAACATTTCAAATAATTTACGCTCTATAGTTCTTTCGCTTTTTGTAAATAATAGTTTTGCTAGCTGCTGAGTAAGTGTAGAACCACCCCCTACTATTCTTCTTGTTAAAATAGTCTGAATACCTAAATATGCTGTTCTGAAATAGTTGATACCTTTATGAGAATAGAATTTCTGATCCTCCATTAAAAGAAGAGTCTGCTCTAAAAGAGGATTAATATCATCTACATTAACAACCTCATAGGCAGGAGGCATATATTCTCCTATAAGTATGTTATTTCTGTCATATATTTTTGTTGGCGGAGAATCCCCAAACGGATTTAACGGATTAAAATATCTTATTCTCTTTTCATTTCCTCTTATAACTATTATATCATAATATTCAGCAAGCATAGCCATACTTTGATCTCTTCTTGATACCCAGTCTTTATATACTCCTCCTACAAAGTACATACCTACTATACCCACTGCAATAAATACAAATAAACATATAATAAAAATAGTTAATATAAATCTTTTTAATTTGGATTTCTTCTTTTTAACACCGTTATTATTTTCTTGATTTTTTTTCTTAAACATTTATTAATAAACACCATATTGACATAATATTTTACTATATCATACTATAATATATATATCTTTGCAAGCAGAATTTATAATTGACTTATGATGTTTTATATATTAAACTAGCAAAATATGATTTTATATAAATAAAGGCTCTATTTATACAAAAAATTCAAAAAAATCATTATTAGCTGTAAGTTTACTATTATTAATAACATGCGGTATATATATGATATATTGGGTATATACTACCTAAAAAATATTAATAGAAATGTAAGAAAAATAGACTTTTTTCAAAACTCAATTTCTTAATATGTACAGTTTTTTAATTTAATATTTTTTTATTATAGTTTGGGCTTTGCCCCAAACCTCAGTTCTTTTATTGGTATAAAAGAAACAAAAGAACTGCATTTTTATAGTTTAAATATATAATTTATACAATATATAAAATATTTATTTACATAATAACTAATATTATATAATATAGCATAAAATAATAAACTTATAAAAATTGTTTGTCAAGTAGTTTTGAAACAAGTCTATTAATATATATCTAAATGGAAGAAGAATATTTAAATCCTTCACTTTCGGCTATTTTATTATTAGCAGCCTGCGGATTATTTACTGTGTATTGGTTTTATAAATATGGTACTATTGTATTTAATGATATGAGCAAAAAAGCTAATTGAGACAGTTATGGAGAGAGTGCTTCAGTTTTGGCTTTACTTCTTCTTGTGCCTTTTGGTTATATTTATTTCAGCTTTACAGCCAAAACTAAATATTATTTATGATAATTACCAGTCATAATGATAAAGAATAACTATCTGTAATACAATTAATAAAATAAAGGTATATAGGGTATTGACAAAAAACTGTATATATAATAAAATATTATCTATACAATAAGAGAGGATATGAAAAAAAGTAAAAAACTGCGGTCTTATATATAATTTATACGGCTGCAGTTTTATTTAAAATACAAAATTACACATATAATATTAGCATCATATAAAATTATATTAATAGATAAATATAGTTTCTGTCTGCAATATATACAATAAAGTTTTAAAACTCAAATTACATACGCCCTCACAATCTATGATTTTGAAATTTATATATTATTTTTCTTTTTTATTTTTATCTGTTATTTTTGCACTCCACCACAATCTTCATTTTATTTTTTACCAGATAACA from Brachyspira murdochii DSM 12563 encodes the following:
- a CDS encoding DUF4234 domain-containing protein, with protein sequence MYTKNSKKSLLAVSLLLLITCGIYMIYWVYTT